Proteins from a genomic interval of Streptomyces sp. NBC_01445:
- a CDS encoding DJ-1/PfpI family protein, with translation MAPKILLVTGDAAESLEVLYPYQRLREEGYDVHIAAPERKKLQFVVHDFEPGFDTYTEKPGYTWPADLAFAEVEPEQYVAVVIPGGRAPEYLRNDPELRKILKSFFDADKPVAQICHGPLLTAAVDGLRGRRVTAYPALEPDMQAAGAAFRDAEVVVDGTLVSSRAWPDHSGWMREFLTVLRAKAPVT, from the coding sequence ATGGCACCCAAGATCCTCCTGGTGACCGGCGACGCCGCCGAGTCACTGGAAGTCCTGTACCCCTACCAGCGCCTGCGCGAGGAGGGCTACGACGTCCACATCGCCGCCCCGGAGCGCAAGAAGCTGCAGTTCGTCGTCCATGACTTCGAACCGGGGTTCGACACGTACACGGAGAAGCCCGGCTACACCTGGCCCGCCGATCTCGCGTTCGCCGAGGTCGAGCCCGAACAGTACGTCGCTGTCGTGATCCCGGGCGGCCGCGCCCCCGAGTATCTGCGCAACGACCCGGAGCTGCGCAAGATCCTGAAGTCTTTTTTCGACGCGGACAAGCCCGTGGCCCAGATCTGCCACGGTCCGCTGCTGACGGCGGCGGTCGACGGTCTGCGCGGGCGCCGCGTCACGGCGTATCCGGCGCTTGAGCCCGACATGCAGGCCGCGGGCGCTGCTTTCCGAGACGCGGAAGTGGTGGTCGACGGGACGTTGGTGTCGTCGCGCGCCTGGCCGGACCACTCGGGGTGGATGCGGGAGTTCCTCACGGTGCTGCGCGCCAAGGCGCCGGTGACCTGA
- a CDS encoding HAD family hydrolase, whose product MGKHAAGAHIVWDWNGTLFHDNDAVISATNAAFAEIGLEPITLERYRELYCVPIPRFYQRLMGRLPTEAEWERMDTAFQRHYTLHRTACRLADGAELLLADWSSAGRSQSILSMYGHDELVPLVREFGIESHFLRVDGRTGPSGGSKAEHMVRHLGALAGAGVAPGRTVVIGDAADDAVAALHAGARAVLYTGGSHSRASLEGVGAPVVDTLAEAVGVAERLEE is encoded by the coding sequence ATGGGGAAGCACGCAGCCGGAGCACACATCGTCTGGGACTGGAACGGGACGCTGTTCCACGACAACGACGCCGTCATCAGCGCGACGAACGCCGCCTTCGCGGAGATCGGACTCGAGCCGATCACCCTGGAGCGGTACAGAGAGCTGTACTGCGTGCCGATACCCCGCTTCTACCAGAGGCTGATGGGGCGGCTGCCCACTGAGGCCGAGTGGGAGCGCATGGACACCGCCTTCCAGCGGCACTACACGCTCCACCGCACGGCCTGCAGGCTCGCCGACGGGGCGGAGCTGCTCCTCGCCGACTGGAGTTCGGCCGGCCGCAGCCAGTCGATCCTCAGCATGTACGGACATGACGAACTCGTCCCGCTGGTACGGGAGTTCGGGATCGAGTCGCACTTCCTGCGGGTCGACGGGCGCACCGGCCCCTCAGGTGGCAGCAAGGCCGAGCACATGGTCCGCCACCTCGGAGCGCTGGCCGGCGCGGGGGTTGCGCCGGGGCGCACGGTGGTGATCGGGGACGCTGCCGACGACGCGGTGGCGGCGCTGCACGCGGGCGCGCGGGCCGTGCTCTACACCGGCGGATCGCACAGCAGGGCCAGTCTCGAAGGCGTGGGGGCGCCGGTCGTGGACACTCTCGCCGAGGCCGTGGGGGTGGCGGAACGCCTGGAGGAGTGA
- a CDS encoding winged helix-turn-helix domain-containing protein, producing MTTTPRPAAELSADEARRIALRAQGFLGAPDRKGGVRGVLRHLGAVQLDTISVLARSHELIPYARLGAVGRRTVEDAYWTPGTAGAPHAFEYWSHAACILPIEEWPHFAFRRRAYRTRPHWHHDLPDGAYEQVIKQLRTEGPLTATELGGAKNKGEWWDWSEAKVAVERALMYGEVVCTQRRSWKRVYDLAERAVPAELLHDDLDDRECLRRLVRLAGQSLGIGTRSDIADYHRLKHEQFDAVVEDAGLVPVTVQGWGKPAWADPDALDTAPRGRHRTTLLSPFDSLIWERPRTERIFGFTHRLEAYVPKPKRVHGYFAMPVLAGGHLVGRVDPARDGGTLVARQVSLDGPKAVPAVAQALREAAEWVGCDAVRIERVDAPDLKPALVTALG from the coding sequence ATGACGACCACGCCGCGCCCCGCCGCCGAACTCTCCGCCGACGAGGCCCGCCGCATCGCGCTGCGGGCCCAAGGGTTCCTCGGCGCGCCGGACCGCAAGGGCGGGGTCCGCGGCGTGCTCCGTCACCTCGGAGCGGTCCAGCTCGACACCATCTCCGTGCTGGCCCGCTCGCACGAACTCATCCCGTACGCGCGCCTGGGCGCGGTCGGCCGCAGAACGGTCGAGGACGCGTACTGGACCCCGGGCACGGCCGGCGCGCCGCACGCCTTCGAGTACTGGTCGCACGCCGCGTGCATCCTGCCCATCGAGGAGTGGCCGCACTTCGCCTTCCGCCGCCGCGCCTACCGCACCCGCCCGCACTGGCACCACGACCTGCCCGACGGCGCGTACGAGCAGGTCATCAAGCAGCTGCGCACCGAAGGCCCGCTCACGGCCACGGAGTTGGGCGGCGCGAAGAACAAGGGCGAGTGGTGGGACTGGTCCGAGGCGAAGGTCGCCGTGGAGCGCGCCCTGATGTACGGCGAGGTGGTGTGCACGCAGCGCCGCAGCTGGAAGCGGGTGTACGACCTCGCAGAGCGCGCCGTCCCGGCCGAGCTGCTCCACGACGACCTGGACGACCGGGAGTGCCTGCGCCGCCTGGTCCGCCTCGCCGGACAGTCCCTCGGCATCGGCACGCGTTCCGACATCGCGGACTACCACCGCCTGAAGCACGAGCAGTTCGACGCGGTGGTCGAGGACGCGGGCCTGGTTCCCGTGACTGTGCAGGGCTGGGGAAAGCCGGCGTGGGCGGACCCGGATGCGCTCGACACCGCCCCCCGCGGCCGCCACCGTACGACGCTGCTCTCGCCCTTCGACTCCCTGATCTGGGAGCGGCCCCGCACGGAGCGGATCTTCGGCTTCACGCACCGCCTGGAGGCGTACGTCCCCAAGCCGAAGCGGGTGCACGGCTACTTCGCGATGCCGGTCCTCGCGGGCGGGCACCTGGTGGGCCGCGTCGACCCCGCGCGCGACGGGGGCACGCTGGTCGCCAGGCAGGTCTCCCTGGACGGCCCGAAGGCGGTCCCGGCCGTGGCGCAGGCGCTGCGGGAGGCGGCGGAGTGGGTGGGCTGCGACGCGGTCCGGATCGAGCGCGTCGACGCCCCGGACCTCAAGCCGGCCCTGGTCACCGCCCTCGGCTGA
- a CDS encoding DUF6912 family protein gives MRVYVPLSLPRLAEAHKAGELGPGPLTAYAVTPALREWYVSDDIEELEYAALNRAAAASLRLIAGEPDAPRKRVVVALDVPDGAAVADPDRGLDARALGEVRIANAVPLAKAAAVHVDSADAGKDVTAAAAALGAADQGDDDAQFVVDGAEDHELLWFATQEIPNLLGLSG, from the coding sequence ATGCGCGTGTACGTCCCCCTGTCCCTGCCCCGTCTCGCCGAGGCGCACAAGGCGGGCGAACTGGGACCCGGACCGCTCACCGCGTACGCCGTGACACCCGCGCTGCGCGAGTGGTACGTCTCCGACGACATAGAGGAACTGGAGTACGCGGCCCTCAACCGCGCGGCGGCGGCGTCGCTGCGGCTGATCGCCGGGGAGCCGGACGCGCCCCGCAAGCGGGTCGTGGTCGCGCTCGACGTGCCGGACGGCGCCGCGGTGGCCGACCCGGACCGCGGGCTCGACGCGCGAGCGCTCGGCGAGGTGCGGATCGCGAACGCGGTCCCCCTGGCCAAGGCGGCGGCGGTGCACGTGGACTCGGCCGACGCAGGGAAGGACGTGACCGCGGCGGCAGCGGCGCTCGGGGCGGCGGACCAGGGCGACGACGACGCGCAGTTCGTCGTCGACGGCGCCGAGGACCACGAGCTCCTCTGGTTCGCCACGCAGGAGATCCCGAACCTGCTCGGCCTGAGCGGCTGA
- a CDS encoding GNAT family N-acetyltransferase, whose translation MEPVALTTDRLRLRTFTAEDTDEVYLAAQDPDIQRWTTIPSPYARVDAEHFVTRMVPDGWRADTEYTFAVRLQDDGPVIAAASLHHPRAGAWEVGFWTGKDYRGHGYMTETVLALARWAFTDLACTRLEWRAEVGNVGSRTVAEKAGFTVEGVMRAGLPNKGVLRDCWVASLLPSDLGIPAVLPYLPAPA comes from the coding sequence ATGGAACCCGTCGCACTCACCACCGACCGCCTGCGGCTGCGCACGTTCACCGCCGAGGACACCGACGAGGTGTATCTCGCGGCCCAGGACCCCGACATCCAGCGCTGGACCACGATCCCGTCGCCCTACGCGCGCGTGGACGCCGAACACTTCGTCACCCGCATGGTCCCGGACGGCTGGCGGGCCGACACGGAGTACACCTTCGCCGTACGGCTCCAGGACGACGGCCCCGTGATCGCCGCCGCGAGCCTGCACCACCCGCGCGCGGGTGCCTGGGAGGTCGGCTTCTGGACCGGCAAGGACTACCGCGGCCACGGCTACATGACCGAGACGGTCCTCGCCCTGGCCCGCTGGGCCTTCACCGACCTGGCCTGTACGCGACTGGAGTGGCGCGCCGAGGTCGGCAACGTCGGCTCGCGCACCGTCGCCGAGAAGGCCGGCTTCACCGTGGAGGGCGTCATGCGGGCGGGCCTGCCCAACAAGGGCGTACTGCGCGACTGCTGGGTCGCCTCGCTCCTCCCCTCGGACCTCGGCATCCCGGCAGTGCTGCCCTATCTCCCGGCGCCGGCATGA
- a CDS encoding response regulator: protein MADSFGPMRDEGAGTAGDGVQGMGPDESAPRKEPIRVLVVDDHALFRRGLEIVLAAEEDIQVVGEAGDGAEAVDKAADLLPDIILMDVRMPKRGGIEACTSIKEVAPSAKIIMLTISDEEADLYDAIKAGATGYLLKEISTDEVATAIRAVADGQSQISPSMASKLLTEFKSMIQRTDERRLVPAPRLTDRELEVLKLVATGMNNRDIAKELFISENTVKNHVRNILEKLQLHSRMEAVVYAMREKILEIR from the coding sequence ATGGCGGACAGCTTCGGACCGATGCGGGACGAGGGCGCCGGTACGGCCGGTGACGGTGTCCAGGGCATGGGCCCGGACGAGAGCGCGCCGCGCAAGGAGCCGATCAGGGTCCTCGTGGTGGACGACCACGCGCTGTTCCGGCGCGGGCTCGAGATCGTTCTCGCGGCCGAGGAGGACATCCAGGTCGTCGGCGAGGCGGGTGACGGCGCCGAGGCCGTGGACAAAGCGGCCGACCTGCTGCCCGACATCATCCTGATGGATGTGCGGATGCCCAAGCGTGGCGGGATCGAGGCATGCACCTCCATCAAGGAGGTCGCCCCCAGCGCCAAGATCATCATGCTGACCATCAGTGACGAGGAAGCGGATCTCTACGACGCGATCAAGGCGGGCGCGACGGGCTATCTGCTCAAGGAGATCTCCACGGACGAGGTGGCCACGGCCATTCGCGCCGTCGCCGACGGGCAGTCGCAGATCAGCCCCTCGATGGCCTCGAAGCTCCTCACCGAATTCAAGTCGATGATCCAGCGCACGGACGAGCGGCGTCTCGTTCCGGCGCCGCGGCTGACCGACCGCGAGCTGGAAGTCCTGAAGCTGGTCGCCACGGGCATGAACAACCGCGATATCGCGAAGGAACTGTTCATCTCCGAGAACACCGTGAAGAACCATGTGCGCAACATCCTGGAGAAGCTCCAGCTGCACTCCAGGATGGAGGCCGTGGTGTACGCGATGCGGGAGAAGATCCTCGAGATCCGGTGA
- a CDS encoding Rv3235 family protein, whose amino-acid sequence MREPTAHEPPLRKVMDQPRRRPRTTRPPGGRPPGRQDARRPGARPVRVPPQLPPHPAELFTERLLLMLSGQRPVHWASRHFAGSLFDALIRLAEDQPLSDRGRRPVVRGIGHYEPEPGVFEVFARISAGPRLHALAFRLHRGDDHRWLCTAVEMSGRPPRDSEA is encoded by the coding sequence ATGCGCGAGCCCACCGCCCATGAGCCGCCGCTGCGCAAGGTGATGGACCAGCCGCGCCGCCGCCCCAGGACGACCCGGCCCCCGGGCGGCCGACCGCCCGGCAGGCAGGACGCGAGGCGCCCCGGCGCGCGGCCGGTGCGCGTCCCGCCCCAGCTGCCGCCGCACCCCGCCGAGCTCTTCACCGAGCGCCTCCTGCTGATGCTCAGCGGCCAGCGCCCCGTCCACTGGGCCTCCCGCCACTTCGCCGGATCCCTCTTCGACGCCCTGATCCGGCTCGCCGAGGACCAGCCCCTCAGCGACCGGGGACGCCGGCCCGTCGTCCGAGGCATCGGCCACTACGAGCCCGAACCCGGCGTCTTCGAAGTCTTCGCCCGGATCAGCGCGGGCCCCCGGCTGCACGCCCTCGCCTTCCGCCTGCACCGGGGCGACGACCACCGCTGGCTCTGCACGGCCGTCGAAATGAGCGGACGCCCGCCCCGCGACAGCGAGGCGTGA
- a CDS encoding alpha/beta hydrolase family protein, with amino-acid sequence MLIVQGTADTTVPAVISKETAAALARAGTRVTYTPYEGVDHPSPPVTALVEVEAWLGAWPAR; translated from the coding sequence GTGCTGATCGTGCAGGGCACCGCGGACACGACGGTGCCGGCCGTGATCTCAAAGGAGACCGCGGCGGCACTGGCACGGGCCGGGACCCGGGTGACGTACACGCCGTACGAGGGCGTCGACCACCCCTCGCCGCCGGTGACCGCGCTGGTCGAGGTCGAGGCCTGGCTCGGCGCGTGGCCGGCGCGCTGA
- the secA gene encoding preprotein translocase subunit SecA: MSVLSKIMRAGEGKILRKLHRIADQVNSLEEDFVSLSDAELRALTDEYKERFADGESLDDLLPEAFATVREAARRVLGQRPYDVQLMGGAALHLGYVAEMKTGEGKTLVGTLPTYLNALSGKGVHLITVNDYLAERDSEMMGRVHKFLGLSVGCILANMTPAQRREQYNCDITYGTNNEFGFDYLRDNMAWSQDELVQRGHNFAVVDEVDSILVDEARTPLIISGPADQATKWYGDFAKLVTRLKKGEAGNPLKGIEETGDYEVDEKKRTVAIHEPGVAKVEDWLGIDNLYESVNTPLVGYLNNAIKAKELFKKDKDYVVIDGEVMIVDEHTGRILAGRRYNEGMHQAIEAKEGVDIKDENQTLATITLQNFFRLYDKLSGMTGTAMTEAAEFHQIYKLGVVPIPTNKPMVRKDQADLIYRTEVAKFDAVVDDIAEKHEQGQPILVGTTSVEKSEYLSQQLSKRGVQHEVLNAKQHDREATIVAQAGRKGAVTVATNMAGRGTDIKLGGNPDDLAEAELRQRGLDPVEHVEEWAAALPGALERAEQAVKAEFEEVKDLGGLYVLGTERHESRRIDNQLRGRSGRQGDPGESRFYLSLGDDLMRLFKAQMVERVMSMANVPDDVPIENKMVTRAIASAQSQVEQQNFETRKNVLKYDEVLNRQREVIYGERRRVLEGEDLHEQIQHFMDDTIDEYIGAETAEGFAEEWDLDRLWGAFKQLYPVKVTVDELEEAAGDRAGLTAEFIGESVKDDIHAQYAAREEQLGSEIMRELERRVVLSVLDRKWREHLYEMDYLQEGIGLRAMAQKDPLVEYQREGFDMFTAMMEGIKEESVGYLFNLEVQVEQQVEEVEVQDVAPSLDKQDAVPAGVGRPEIRAKGLDAPQRPDRLHFQAPNAEGGVDEMDYVTEDGPTRSEADGLTRAERRKQQKGGRRRKK; encoded by the coding sequence GTGTCCGTCCTCTCGAAGATCATGCGTGCAGGCGAAGGCAAGATCCTGCGCAAGCTGCACCGCATCGCGGACCAGGTCAACTCCCTCGAAGAGGATTTCGTCAGCCTCTCCGACGCCGAGCTGCGGGCCCTCACCGACGAGTACAAGGAGCGGTTCGCCGACGGCGAGAGCCTCGACGACCTGCTCCCCGAGGCCTTCGCCACCGTCCGCGAGGCGGCCAGGCGCGTGCTCGGCCAGCGTCCCTACGATGTGCAGCTGATGGGCGGCGCCGCCCTCCACCTCGGCTACGTGGCCGAGATGAAGACCGGTGAGGGCAAGACCCTCGTCGGCACGCTCCCGACGTACTTGAACGCGCTGTCCGGCAAGGGCGTCCACCTGATCACGGTGAACGACTACCTGGCCGAGCGCGACTCCGAAATGATGGGCCGCGTCCACAAGTTCCTCGGCCTCAGCGTGGGCTGCATCCTGGCGAACATGACGCCGGCGCAGCGCCGCGAGCAGTACAACTGCGACATCACGTACGGCACGAACAACGAGTTCGGTTTCGACTACCTCCGCGACAACATGGCGTGGTCCCAGGACGAGCTCGTCCAGCGCGGCCACAACTTCGCGGTGGTCGACGAGGTCGACTCGATCCTCGTCGACGAGGCCCGTACGCCGCTGATCATCTCCGGCCCCGCCGACCAGGCCACCAAGTGGTACGGCGACTTCGCGAAGCTGGTCACGCGCCTGAAGAAGGGCGAGGCCGGTAATCCGCTGAAGGGCATCGAGGAGACCGGCGACTACGAGGTCGACGAGAAGAAGCGCACCGTCGCCATCCACGAGCCCGGCGTCGCCAAGGTCGAGGACTGGTTGGGCATCGACAACCTCTACGAGTCGGTGAACACGCCGCTCGTCGGTTACCTGAACAACGCCATCAAGGCGAAGGAACTGTTCAAGAAGGACAAGGACTACGTCGTCATCGACGGCGAAGTCATGATCGTCGACGAGCACACCGGCCGTATCCTCGCCGGCCGCCGCTACAACGAGGGCATGCACCAGGCGATCGAGGCGAAGGAAGGGGTGGACATCAAGGACGAGAACCAGACGCTCGCCACGATCACCCTGCAGAACTTCTTCCGTCTCTACGACAAGCTCTCCGGCATGACCGGTACGGCCATGACCGAGGCCGCCGAGTTCCACCAGATCTACAAGCTGGGCGTCGTCCCGATCCCGACGAACAAGCCGATGGTCCGCAAGGACCAGGCCGACCTGATCTACCGCACCGAGGTCGCGAAGTTCGACGCGGTCGTCGACGACATCGCCGAGAAGCACGAGCAGGGCCAGCCGATCCTCGTCGGTACGACGTCCGTCGAGAAGTCCGAGTACCTCTCGCAGCAGCTGTCCAAGCGCGGTGTGCAGCACGAGGTGCTGAACGCGAAGCAGCACGACCGTGAGGCGACGATCGTCGCCCAGGCCGGCCGCAAGGGCGCCGTCACCGTCGCCACGAACATGGCCGGCCGAGGCACCGACATCAAGCTTGGCGGCAACCCGGACGACCTCGCCGAGGCGGAGCTGCGCCAGCGCGGCCTCGACCCGGTCGAGCACGTCGAGGAGTGGGCGGCCGCGCTGCCGGGCGCTCTGGAGCGGGCCGAGCAGGCGGTGAAGGCCGAGTTCGAGGAGGTCAAGGACCTCGGCGGGCTCTACGTCCTCGGCACGGAGCGGCACGAGTCGCGCCGTATCGACAACCAGCTGCGCGGCCGCTCCGGCCGTCAGGGAGACCCGGGCGAGTCCCGCTTCTACCTGTCGCTCGGTGACGACCTGATGCGTCTGTTCAAGGCCCAGATGGTCGAGCGCGTCATGTCGATGGCGAACGTCCCGGACGACGTGCCGATCGAGAACAAGATGGTCACGCGTGCCATCGCGTCGGCCCAGTCGCAGGTCGAGCAGCAGAACTTCGAGACCCGGAAGAACGTCCTCAAGTACGACGAGGTCCTCAACCGGCAGCGTGAGGTCATCTACGGCGAGCGGCGCCGTGTCCTGGAGGGCGAGGACCTGCACGAGCAGATTCAGCACTTCATGGACGACACGATCGACGAGTACATCGGCGCGGAGACCGCCGAGGGCTTCGCCGAGGAGTGGGACCTGGACCGGCTGTGGGGCGCCTTCAAGCAGCTCTACCCGGTGAAGGTCACCGTGGACGAGCTGGAGGAGGCCGCGGGTGACCGCGCGGGTCTGACGGCCGAGTTCATCGGCGAGTCCGTCAAGGATGACATCCACGCGCAGTACGCGGCGCGTGAGGAGCAGCTCGGCTCCGAGATCATGCGTGAGCTGGAGCGCCGCGTGGTCCTGTCGGTCCTGGACCGCAAGTGGCGTGAGCACCTCTACGAGATGGACTACCTCCAGGAGGGCATCGGCCTGCGCGCCATGGCGCAGAAGGACCCGCTGGTCGAGTACCAGCGCGAGGGCTTCGACATGTTCACCGCCATGATGGAGGGCATCAAGGAGGAGTCCGTCGGCTATCTGTTCAACCTGGAGGTCCAGGTCGAGCAGCAGGTCGAGGAGGTCGAGGTGCAGGACGTGGCGCCGTCCCTGGACAAGCAGGACGCGGTGCCGGCCGGTGTCGGCCGTCCCGAGATCCGCGCCAAGGGTCTCGACGCCCCGCAGCGTCCGGACCGCCTGCACTTCCAGGCGCCGAACGCCGAGGGCGGCGTGGACGAGATGGACTACGTCACCGAGGACGGCCCGACGCGCTCCGAGGCCGACGGCCTCACGCGCGCGGAGCGCCGCAAGCAGCAGAAGGGCGGGCGTCGCCGCAAGAAGTAG
- the hpf gene encoding ribosome hibernation-promoting factor, HPF/YfiA family, whose product MDIVVKGRKTEVPERFRKHVAEKLKLDKIQKFDGKVISLDVEVSKEPNPRQADRCDRVEITLRTRGPVIRAEAAASDPYAALDLATDKLEARLRKEHSKRSTRRGSGRLTAAEVPDVVATATLNGDGSVVNNEEPGGVPTTRIGSLEVQGEGPLIVREKTHVAAPMSLDQALYEMELVGHDFYLFVDSETKEPSVVYRRHAYDYGVIHLNTDPMVTRAQSSAAGGALGG is encoded by the coding sequence GTGGACATCGTCGTCAAGGGCCGCAAGACCGAGGTGCCCGAGCGGTTCCGCAAGCACGTGGCCGAGAAGCTGAAGCTGGACAAGATCCAGAAGTTCGACGGCAAGGTGATCAGCCTCGACGTGGAGGTGTCCAAGGAGCCGAACCCCCGACAGGCCGACCGCTGCGACCGCGTAGAGATCACACTCCGCACGCGCGGCCCGGTCATCAGGGCGGAGGCGGCGGCCAGCGACCCGTATGCGGCGCTCGACCTGGCAACGGACAAGCTCGAGGCGCGCCTGCGCAAGGAACACAGCAAGCGGTCCACCCGCCGCGGGAGCGGCAGGCTCACGGCCGCGGAAGTCCCCGATGTCGTCGCCACGGCGACTCTGAACGGGGACGGCTCGGTGGTCAACAACGAGGAGCCCGGCGGAGTACCGACCACGAGGATCGGCTCCCTCGAGGTCCAGGGCGAAGGCCCGCTCATCGTTCGCGAGAAGACGCACGTCGCTGCGCCCATGTCACTCGACCAGGCGCTCTACGAGATGGAGCTGGTCGGGCACGACTTCTACCTCTTCGTCGACTCCGAGACCAAGGAGCCCAGCGTCGTCTACCGGCGCCACGCCTACGACTACGGCGTGATCCACCTCAACACCGACCCGATGGTCACCCGGGCGCAGTCGTCCGCAGCGGGCGGGGCGCTCGGCGGCTGA